The DNA window TTTTCTCTTACACTATGACCTTCTAAAATCCTGAACCATGCTTATGCAGGGAAGCTACCATCTTCTGCACGTGTCTTGCGTTCAGTAAAACCTCAATGGAGCTGCTGTCCTACGTCTGTGTATTGAACTATTAGCACATTCCAGACGCCAGGACTGTAAAACTATGGTTTGATTTCAAGTTTTGGATAGAACTAGTTACCTAAAGTATTGATTTATAGCTACTTTTACCTTGTTGAACAAAATAGCTAGATcaactcaattgttgtactttTACTAGAACTCAGGAGTAGTGTTTTTGTAATACTGAAGGCTGGAACCTAGTACCAATCATTAACAGTAGAGCCAACAGTTCAAGGTTGGTGAGAATTGAGAACCTCTAGCTCATATGAATAAGGCATTTACCAGCCCACAAACTGTAATGCAGCTCAACAAATTCCTGCACCCTTTGCAACATTGTTGGTACCTGATAGCTCATCCTGAGCTGTTACGATTCTTCTAGATGGATTCTCGATGATAATAGAAGAAAAGGATGGTTCTATCTGTACTTTTGCTTTCCCCTTACTGCACAAGTATAGTTTCGAAGGTGGCATTCAAGTATTTGACACTCATTGGTTGATGCTGTACTTCAACAAAGTACTGGTGACAAAGTAATTGACACTCTCCCTTTGACTTTATTGCTTCAGGTTGTCTCAAGCCCCTGCACCCACCAACTGAAGATGGCTGCTTAAAAATTCGCTTCGAGTTCAAGGAAAATGAGCAGAGTACAACCCAAACTAACCTTGTGAGCCCTAACGAATGAAGGGTCGTATTCACAGAACCAATTCCTCTGGTAGCTCGTTTGCTTTGTAGAGGGAGCAAAGCATTTGATTGGAACCCGAAAACCAGACAGGAAACAGGGAAGGGGTGTCTTGTGGATGACTGCTGACAGGATCAGGTGGGATCGGATACCTTAATGAGTGAACTCAGTGGTGCAAGTCTTTGCTCGTATATTGTATTGATGTGCTGTAAATCACACTGACAAAATGGGATGAATTTGAACCTAGTTCGATCATAGTTACTGAGAGTTGTTCCAAGTATGAACTTTTTATGACGTCGTAGATCGAGCAGGCCAATTTCTGGAAACTATTGAGCAACCGATTCGGGGGAAATTGTTAGGGAACTGGTTGACCTGTCATTTGATTCGAAAGTGGCAGCAAGATGGTCACTTGCCACCATCAGAAAAGGTGGCTTACTAAAGCTAGAAGCTACGGCTTTGAATTTAGCTTTGTTCATTTCTCTATAGGAGGGGGGAATCCAGTAGCTGCAAAAAATCATAACGTTAGGTTGCAAAAGGGCTAAGCCGGTTGAGGGAAATAAAGGACCAAATATTCTTTGCTTTCCAATTGATAGTAGCAAATATGCTTCCATACTTTTTTTTTCAAACTTCTTCTTAAAGTGATCCCATAATTGATAAAAGGACGAACAATGATGGATTAGACAGCAAGAGTTATGCCATTCTCCTCTATCAGAAATCAGGGGCAGATGTTTAAAGCTAGGTGCATTTCTTGTCCCCCGTTGAAAGGAATTTCTGAAGTTGCATAATTGCAATGGTGTGGCAGGATAGTGCTAGCAGGAGCCCAAGATATTGCAGTACAGGACTGTACTACAGAGTCAATGGCAAAGAGAAATATTGCACTAGTACAAGTTGCCGCATGGGCCATTCTTTCGGAGGTTCAGTTTTGAACACTATCGGATGGCTCAGGCTCAGGCAGGACACCCTCCGACGATAGCGATGCGTTCTCATCCCAGAAACCTTCCCTTTCAGCTTCACCAAAAAGGGAGCCGATTCCGCAACTTCAGCAACAAAAAAAAATGGTGGCGCCCGGCATGGGTCCTGAACGCCGAGCGCATGATCAGCGCGAATCCTCCCGGACAAGGACCCCGAGCCATGCGTTTGCACACTGCAAACTGCACACGACCGTTCTAGAAAGAAGCTCTCCAAACAAGCAAGGTGCTGGAAAGAAAAGAATACACAGCACAAAAGGAAAACAAATTTGTACAATACACATGCTCACTACAGCTGAAAGTACAAACTTTCAGCGGGATGCATACGTATACAAACCGTACCCAAAAAAAAACAGACAGACAGGCAGGCCAAAATCACGAGATCTCTCTACACCTACCAGTCTACGTACCATCTGCCCGTAGTTACACGCCACTGAAGATGGAAGCAGAGGCCTGAGCAATTGTCACACCGGCCGATCAGTGCGGCAGGTGGCCGTTGGCGGAGGCGCCGCCGAAGGTCTTGCCCTCGGCCTTGCGCCGGCGGACGACGACGCCCCAGGTGACGGCCTccagcgccgcggcggcgacggccagCACGCAGACGGCGGCGATGTAGGCGGTCCTCCACCGCTGCTCCACGCCCAGGATGCCCATGCCCTTGAAGATGTTGACGACGCCCAGCACGATCACCGTGTACCCCACCGAGTGGTGGTACATGTTCCAGTACGCGCGGTACTTGTGCTCCTTCTTCGGCCGCAGGAAAAGCGCCAGGACCTGGAGTTCCAACAGATCGAAGCGGCATCAGACAGATTCTTGACAGTTTTGGCATGATCGACAGCAGATTTGAAAGCAGATTTTGttgatggagaagaggaagtGGAGTGTAATTTACTTGGAGGGTGCCGAGAGCAAAGACGGCGATGCCGATGTTGCGGTGGTCGGTGTACGTGACGCCCTTGGACTCCTTGCCGAGGTTGATGCCGGTGGCCCAGCCGGAGACGCCAACGCCGTAGCCGATCAGCTGGCAGGCGACGTGGAGGTAGAACCACGCGGGGTCCGCCGACTTGAACGTCTTGAGGTACCTCGCGAAGATGGCGCCCGTGGGCAGCAGCACGCCCCAGCTCACGGCGTTCAGGACTCCATGGATCTGTCGCGTCCGAAAACGACCGAGAACGAGTTAGCTGGTGAGGTGCTTGCTTGCGTATCCTGTACGAAGGagtgcgagaacgaagtggtgcgTGAGATGGAGGACACTCACATTGCGTTTCTGGGTGGCGCTgtcggctccggcggcggcggtggtggaccTGAGCAGGTCCAGCTTGGCCTTGGCGGCGAGGTTGTCCGCCCCCATAGCGTGCGGCGCGGGGGCCCCGCCGGTGACGGCGGCGCCGACCTGCCACACCTGGTTCAGGACGCCCGCGCCGTAGGGTCCCAGCCTCAGCCTCCCGTAGACCCTGGCGCGGCCGTCggcgccgagctcggcggcgaggTCGGACGCCGGGAACGCTATGGGCCCGGGGTCCCCGAGCGCGTACCCGGACACGTTGTACGTGCGGACGGACCACGCGGatgcggcgccgccgccgtcgtcggggAACGGCCCCGCGACGAGCGCCTGCGCGCCCGGCATGCCGTCGCCCGACGGGTTGAGCGCCCACGCCACCCAGCCGcccggcgcggcgggcgcggcgacgAAGGCCATGGAGAGGTCCCCCGACGCGCGGTCGTAGGTCCAGTGCACGGACGCGCCGAGGCGGGGCAGGTCGCTGCAGGTCGCGTACGCGCGGTTCGCCGAGAAGGACTCGCCCGCGcaccgcccgcccccgccgcgtgcgccggcggcggagccgCCAGAAGCGCGAGAACGAGCGCGATGGCGGCGCCGGCCATGGCTAGTGGCCTGGTTCCTCGCGGCTTGATCGTCGGAGCCGCAAGCGCGCGCAGGGAAGTGGCTCTGTGGCTGCGTACCTGGGTCGGTGGGTAGAGTGGGAGTTGGTGGGCGTGGTGGTGGTGCGGTGGGAGAGAAGTGGAGCCGATGGGTGCGGAGCGCGAGGCGGCCACCCGGCGCGGACGGGGCTGAGGTTTTAGGGAGTGGCGTGGCGGTTGGCCGCGAGGGGGACGGGCGAGCGGCCGGTGGGGCTGGCAGTGGCAGACAGGATCGAGCTCGGTTGTTGGAGACGAGGTCTCTGCCTCAAGACTGGTCTCGGCCGGTTGGGGTGGGTGGGGCGGCTGGGCGCGCCAAGCCATCCGGTGTGACACGGCCGGCCGTGAAAAGTAAGGGCTCGCTCAAGCTGCCATCCTAAGCTGACGGCTGCTGATTGGAACTGAGCTCCATAAGCTACTCGCCGGAGTAGGTCCGGTGTCACGGCGGTTGGTGAGGCCCGTGGTTGGTGCACTGCATTGCATTCGAACTCATCGTCGTCAGTTTGCAGGTTCACTATGATAAACGGTCGATCAGTGAGGTGCCGAATCGGGTTCATCGAACGCATCATCATTGGCAGAGTTCCATCGCTGCTTGAGCCTGTCCGATCCCTGCAAGATGAACTTGATGACGCCAACGCAAAAGGTGGAAAACTGGAAATCATGTCGGGGCAGGTTAAGGACAGCGCCGGAAAGGACGGGTCCTGGAAGGGCTCAAAGCCTACGTGACATCTAAATGACACCTAAAACAACCCAGGGTGAAATAAAAACATTCTGTCTATTCTGAGAGGTCTTCAGATTCCCCCATTCATCCTCTATTCCTACCTATTCTCTAGGAGGTTCTCTATTATAAGTTAGAATTAAAGGCTATTGCTGGAGTTGAATCAAATTTAGAAGCCTAAGAGGCAGCCCCATTTGAAGGGTCTGAGGGTCATTGCTGGAGTTGCTCTAACCACCTGACACACGCACCACGACAGCAAAGTATTAATACAATAAGAGCATGTTTGGAGGAGCTAAAgttgagtgctaaactttagcatatATTAGCACTTTTTTAAAACGAACCAGACAAGAGAGCTGTCGATTATATTAAAAGAAGAAACAACATCTAGACTGGGTACCACAACAACCAACAACGATACCACCACCGGCCAGCATGACCCCACAACTCTCAACTCGACTCAATAACAACAGGTTGGATTGGGACATCAACATTGCCCAACTCAACTCGACTATACTCAAAACCACCACACCGCTCCACCACCATGACTCAACCCTGCTGCCCAGGTTGGATTGGGACATCGACCTAGGTTTCAACTCACTCTACCGGTCGGATTGGGTCTTCGATGCGAGCCGCACCAACCCAAGCGAtgttttttgtttttgttttttaaaggaggaagaaaggaagagaAGAGGTAGCACAACCTATCGATGGCCGTCACTGCCATCCGGATTAGCCTAGCATCGCCTTAAAAAGGTTACATCGCCGAAGGTGCCGCCGACACCGGTCCAAGATGGGTTAGATTTTCACCCGCAACATTCGGCACGAAGAGGCGAAGAGGTGCAAAAGGACGCCTCCAAGGAGGTAGCGGCGTCCGTGAACGTCGCCGTCCAAACTTTCGCCAGCACCTCGGCCAATCCCCAGGTGACCAAAACGGGCGTCCGCATCGTCACCTGGTGCTGCCGTGCACAACATTAGCAACATGCTAAAATTTTTTAGTCTTGACTAAAGTTTAGCGCAAATCATTAGCACTCCCATTTGAATATactagtgctaaagtttagcactttcaCCTTTTagcatttggatccaaacatgaTCTAGGTATACAAGCGCAAGTGAATCAGAGTTTCTCGCTGCACATACATTAGGAGATGACGGTTTACTCACTGGTGTTCCAAAAAGCTCTTTCTTTCTAGCTCCAGTAGAAGCTTATGCACTGACGTGATGGTATTTTTACAGCAGATTTCGTTTCTCCCTTTCACCTTTTTTTTCATTCCTTTTATGGCTACAAaaattacatatatatatatataggagtaTAAATCAACTAAGTGATACTACAACAAGAGTTCCGATGATGGTCAGGCAGCCCATGCAAGTTGGATCCTGACCTCATGTCTCTTTGGGGCTAGCCCCTTGAATACAAAAAATCCGTTGACTCTCATGAGTGAAGATACAAAGGCACAAAACCTTGGATAGTTCCATTGATCTCCTCAAGGATGAGACCGACTACCTCTTCTTCCTTTGCCACTTATAtttgcttcttcttctccaaCTCCATTTTTATGTGTTCGTCACCTATGGGCTGAACTTGGAGGGAGAGCACAGGGGGCCGTCCATTGCATTGTGTGCGCACCGCAAGGAGGGGCAGCTTGTGTTGGAATTGTGGCTTATACTAGGCCCAGCCCATACCTAGCTAGTGAATAGGTGGTCCAATTCCAGATAGGAAGCTAAGGTGGTGTAGTAGAAGTGGCACGTGGAATTTTAGTCCCATATTGCTTACTTAGGTGGACATATACCAATATATATGTGGGGCTTTGTGAACCTCTACACATGTGAGATAAAGGGATGAAGGATGCTATGCTATAACACACACAagccacacgcgcgcgcgcgttaCGTGTTATTATCCGGTGATCTGAGGACCTCTCGCATCCTTcctcttcatcgacaatttcttCGCTGCATCGCGCGGGATCCACTGCAATTCTTTTATAATGATCTGGTGTCTATCTATTTATGTTAGATGTATAGTTTTACACGAATTCATCTGGTTGTACAGCTTAATCTTAATCCCTGTGCTtcctcttccccttcctctgGATCTGCCTCTAGCGGAGTCGGTGCGAGTCCTCGTATGTTCAGATGGTGAAGCTTTACCCAGCAGAGAAGCATACAAAACGAGAGAATTCCGGATGGACGCTCGTTCCAATCTTGCTTGACATGCTTTGATGCATGCTTAGCAAGCCATTGCACTCAAGCTTGTGCTGCTTTGATGCTTGGCTAGCTAGCAGCACATCCTTCTGCTGCTCCATGGTGTCGAACGGCCCCCTTCCCCGACGCATCTCAATTAGGGTGCCGGATTTGCCCCTGGACATTAAAACTCGCGCGGTTAGATCAGAACATACACGATCACTATGCTTCTAATGTTCCGCCGACAATCATGGTGGTATGATTCAAGAGACTGACAGACCTTGACCTGCAAAACCATTCTTCAATTGGGCGCTCCCTGTTCGGCCCAGGCGATCCGCGCAGTTTGCCCAGAGAAGCATCGGCTCTATTGCCCCAAGATGAGGAGGCGGAAAATTAGTAATGCCACTTGAACAAGCGGCATCACTTCGTTTCCTGCATCAACAGATGCAAAGGTTAATACATGAATAGCAAAGGCTAGCTGATTTCATCGTAGTTGCATTGTACTACTCTCTAGTGCTACTTGTATATGACGTACTTGATTTGTTTATACGCTATTTGTAAAGGATTTAGTCATGAAAATTGCTTACCGTTTAGTGCCCTCAAATCTTGCGGCTGGTTTAATTTGGCAATGGAGGATGTCTGTTTGTCTGGGTGTTGTTGATCCAATAATGAAGACCGAAACCCCAAGCACACCGCCACTGCAAAAATTAATGTTACCAAATCTAGATGCATTTTCTTGGTGATCAAGTCCAACAAGAAGGCTAGATTAATTTACGAAGAACATTTTCTTACGGAGGGTTACCTTTGGGCATAATTCTTCATGTCCATATGAAAGAATAATTTTTGTTTATAAAGCTGGATTTGTCCATGCGTGCACCCGGCAGATCTAAGAGAGATAGAGGGAGTAAGTGAGATAAGTGATTAATTCGGGAAAATAGGCAACATGTGGGCTCTTAGGCCCCTTGAACATCCTCCATGGGCAGTAGCTGGCGTGCTAACCTGGGCCCGTGTTAGTACCAACCACATGCTAGGTTGCAACCCTAGCTATTTCGAGGGTTTGATCAACCTAGAAGCTAAGGTCGGTCGGTGCATGATCCAAATTGTCCCCTGCCTTCTTGCCCCCACACCACCACCAGAAGCTCACGCCCTTACAGTGCTCACCCACCCCCACCTGTTGACCTCCTCTAGCCATGGCCTATGGTGCCTCCACTGGCGTTGTGGCCACCAGCTCACTGGTA is part of the Panicum hallii strain FIL2 chromosome 2, PHallii_v3.1, whole genome shotgun sequence genome and encodes:
- the LOC112882084 gene encoding uncharacterized protein LOC112882084 isoform X3, coding for MVIDTLMIHGRPPRMRSTSPLPRSAGCTHGQIQLYKQKLFFHMDMKNYAQSGGVLGVSVFIIGSTTPRQTDILHCQIKPAARFEGTKRKRSDAACSSGITNFPPPHLGAIEPMLLWANCADRLGRTGSAQLKNGFAGQGANPAP
- the LOC112882084 gene encoding uncharacterized protein LOC112882084 isoform X2, whose translation is MVIDTLMIHGRPPRMRSTSPLPRSAGCTHGQIQLYKQKLFFHMDMKNYAQRFGNINFCSGGVLGVSVFIIGSTTPRQTDILHCQIKPAARFEGTKRKRSDAACSSGITNFPPPHLGAIEPMLLWANCADRLGRTGSAQLKNGFAGANPAP
- the LOC112882084 gene encoding uncharacterized protein LOC112882084 isoform X1, producing MVIDTLMIHGRPPRMRSTSPLPRSAGCTHGQIQLYKQKLFFHMDMKNYAQRFGNINFCSGGVLGVSVFIIGSTTPRQTDILHCQIKPAARFEGTKRKRSDAACSSGITNFPPPHLGAIEPMLLWANCADRLGRTGSAQLKNGFAGQGANPAP
- the LOC112882084 gene encoding uncharacterized protein LOC112882084 isoform X4, which translates into the protein MVIDTLMIHGRPPRMRSTSPLPRSAGCTHGQIQLYKQKLFFHMDMKNYAQRQTDILHCQIKPAARFEGTKRKRSDAACSSGITNFPPPHLGAIEPMLLWANCADRLGRTGSAQLKNGFAGQGANPAP